Proteins encoded in a region of the Zea mays cultivar B73 chromosome 2, Zm-B73-REFERENCE-NAM-5.0, whole genome shotgun sequence genome:
- the LOC109944326 gene encoding uncharacterized protein yields MVRDFAVLSFYFELAQAFLKQAKRSREMLQYNAVQWTLCFAWLEMEVCCVLVLGCVREVFIPINIRETQWYLAVIHARNMEIQVLDSLGTSQDRKDLTDSIKGLQRQIDMISQRKELKDHRWPDLQVASWPLREIDMGYAKQTDSSSCGLFLLNYIEYWTGDELSDSFTQDDMSHFRKKMVLMPWKFNGCYALFVIDHVKKHVTFIDFTLTQDWCKHMPYKRFAEAIIMASKKYKIAYSKKRSGWAEDIFKWEHTIQTDVPIDLRGFNTSYLVLQAMAMWGNDRRMKFVGDAKIVRRNFVIDLLSYEDNSC; encoded by the exons ATGGTGCGTGACTTTGCTGTCTTGTCCTTCTACTTCGAGCTAGCTCAAGCTTTCCTGAAGCAAGCGAAGCGAAGCAGAGAAATGCTGCAATACAATGCAGTGCAATGGACCCTGTGCTTTGCTTGGCTGGAGATGGAGGTCTGCTGCGTGCTTGTGCTGGGCTGTGTGCGCGAG GTGTTTATTCCGATAAACATCCGAGAGACGCAATGGTATCTTGCTGTGATCCATGcaagaaatatggagatacaagTGCTCGATTCACTTGGTACTTCACAAGACCGTAAAGACCTCACTGACTCT ATTAAAGGTCTCCAAAGGCAAATTGATATGATATCTCAACGTAAGGAGTTAAAAGACCACAGGTGGCCAGACCTCCAAGTTGCTTCTTGGCCGCTCAGAGAAATAGACATGGGATATGCAAAGCAGACAGATAG ctcttcatgtggcctctttcttttgaactatatcgAATACTGGACAGGGGATGAACTGTCTGACAGTTTTACCCAG gatgacatgtcacactttaggaagaaaatg gttcttatgccatggaaATTCAACGGATGTTATGCCCTTTTCGTAATAGATCATGTTAAAAAGCATGTGACTTTTATCGACTTTACACTGACTCAAGATTGGTGTAAAcacatgccatacaagaggtttgcggaagcgattatcatggcctcaaagaaatataagattgcttacagcaagaaacgttctggatgggcggaggatatctttaagtgggaacatacaattcaGACTGATGTTCCAATTGATTTAAGAGG GTTTAATACCAGCTACctcgttctacaagctatggCCATGTGGGGGAATGACAGACGAATGAAATTTGTTGGG GATGCAAAGATTGTTCGAAGGAACTTTGTGATTGATCTGTTAAGTTATGAGGATAATTCGTGCTGA